The following DNA comes from Epinephelus lanceolatus isolate andai-2023 chromosome 1, ASM4190304v1, whole genome shotgun sequence.
agacaaaataaagagatttttatttacctttttaAAATGACGAGGGCATGCATAGTCCAGGGCAGGTAGAGGAAGGCCTTGTCAGCTCTGACTGCATCCACAGTCCTCTGGGCAACGACCTCGGGTTTGAGAGGTGGGAAAAGCTGAGGAAACCTGCAAGAGAAAAAGGTGGtggacattttcattttaaaatacagttcAAACAAAGTCAGCTCTAGCTAGCTAGATATGCTTTTAAAGGCAActttagccctgtttccaccaaacactgaTGATAACTTTGGAACAAAAAGTAACCcatcagacatggtacctagaccctaggtcacTGGAAGATTCTATGAATTGTATTGAaggtgtatgtcatataaaaataaaaattaaatttaaggtgtgttgatggattcacatcgtcaactcatgcattgggGAACATTACAAGTTGCCTTAAAAGTTGCGGGCAGTTGGCCCACTCAATTAAGTTGtgtttttctcagactccacagtattaacagtggttacatgagccttaaaaccagccacaactcagccctgagcagagtgaccgtcctctattgaccaatcaacggactgcagtgttcacagctggggacggtacagaacggttccattggtaccatccacagctTTTCACACTGGAAACTTAAAAAAGCgcaccgaactgaactgaactggaccgcactgctcggtggaaacaaggcttttgctgattttcaaccagctttgtagcaCATCAACGTGGGTAGTATGTTTAAATGAACTATGCAAAACTTCCGTCCAttttaagcctagttcacattacatgattttcaccgtgattttgacgtcgcagaggatgtTGAGAGCCACCTTCAGAGGTGAGtcagcagatagtctgccacgacgagtcctcaagTGTGAACAAACCTAcaagcaagtcgccccctcgtctatgactgggactggatatctggcgcgctagaaaactggagcagtgtgacacgactgacaaagagcatcagccaatgagaggtgggatacgtcccacgtcagcacgcaggaggacggaagaaatgtgaggaggacaagcagcacggttgccacttgccaggtccgcttattagccgcgactcagggcttgtttctaaagtggagttgcttatttgggcttgctctctaaacgtcaccttcctctatatatatatccgtctagtaagttatttaaacgcataatagtatgtcggactgcagtcgcttcttttgggcttgtttccatagccctggttgcttgtttctctcccaagatctggcaacactgacaagccggcaagcaacaaaaacaatggcGGCGCCCACAGGATCAcagggagcgcgttgtgtttggacccaggatatTAAAGAATAACCATGCCTTCACGATGCGTCCTCTCCAGGTTTGGTGATGTCACcgtgttatctggggctctgtcggcgagggctcggtggagaaatcttgtggtgtgcacacacacaggtcgtaacgcagttggtgagactcccgctgacagaaacacatgtcGCCAGgtaaaatcgtgtaatgtgaactaggctttaccagcacccagatctgCCTGAATATTTCCCAGCTCAAATCAGATTTTCGCTGGCTCTAGGGTTGTTGCTCAACTTACAAACTGCACTCCTACATTTCACAGATGTaaagagtatagaagtggaTCAAGAGCATAGTGAGCTGAGATCAAACCGTGACACTAAGTACTgatgatcaaatatgaaccaaggttctgttactgtgttaccTATTTTTTGTCttgaatgttttcagaaatatacttTAGCTTGACCAGTTTTTTTAACCAGACAGCCACCATTTTGTTTCTTGTGTCAAAACAGGCAAACTCACATTACATCACCCAGCAGTGGGAGTGTTAATCGGTCTGGTGCTACGCATTGCATTCTGACAGTCAAAGGTTTTCTACcttttgagcaaaagcaaatgccacagccctttacCTCCATTTTCTTTGGCTATACAGCACCAATTTCACAACTATCTGTGTCTCTCTACTGCACAGACAaaccagttttatgaaaaactaTCTCTCCAGCAGTGAAAGAACTCTTTAATGGCAACATAGCAGCAATGTTTAGATTAATGTGTTGGTGTAAGCTGCCAAACTGTACATTAAATGTTTCTGATGTTTCCAAAAGCCATTAAATGACACTGTGAAAGGAGATGTAATGCACCTTAAACTGTTCAGCAACAGAGGTCCAAATCATAAAGATTCGATTTCATCTGTAAGGGCCTCAGGacagccactagggggcagACAGACGGacgataaaataataaattaatgacTGAGTAATTATGCAAATTCCTTTTTTGGGGTAATTGAGCTCCTACTGTCTCTGAACAGTATGTTAAACTGTTATTTAAGGGCGAGCTGAACATTACAGGTCAGAGCGAAACTGTGAGGGAGTATCTGCAAAGAGCCGGAGGGTTGCGCAAGGTCATAAACTCACACTTTGGATGTTCCCAGCGCTGGGACTGTCTTTTATTACCGTCTACTAGGGAGTTGCTCATtacagaggaaaagtcaggggatcaccaaagtctgtaGGATAAATTGTCTGGAAACCATGAAATTTCGTGCCAATCCATCAAGTAGACGAAAAGCAATTTGCCTGCAAAGTGAAAACtggtggtgctagatgaaaagtaAGAGGATCATCAACCTCATTAGAATATATCCTATAGGGACCTTGAATTCTCCATATGGGAAAGTTCACAGCAATCCAATCTAATAGCTGTCAAGATATTTTGAATTAGAAGGGCTGAGTGATAAGtagaaaatcaaatatgacTATATTTATGACCAAATATATGTCAATATTTCAATGATagtgtagggttgactattggtgcattcacaacatatttacacaatgagactGGACATAATGATGAAAGCAAGGTTTATATTCTCCGTTAAATCGACATCGTACCTATGGCGTAGGATCTGcatcccagaaatgtaactacatgtcaaAGCAACAAAGACCACCTGTTTATTTACCAGGACTGACTGACCTTATGGCCGGCACTGATATCGCTAGACCCGCACCGCTAGCAAGgctaaaatagcattttcaaATACCTGACTCTCATGCCCTGGAACATCTCTGTGTTGGTGTGGAAGGGGAGCACGGTGGTGCAGCCAACACCGGGACAATCCAGCAGGCCCAGCGTCAGACTCTCCATGAAGGCCAGCGACGAGGCCTTTGAGGTGCAGTAGTCTATGGCCCCAGGGATGGGAGACTGGGACAGGATGGAGTTTATGCACACTACATGGCCGTGCTGCAGCTCCAGCATCCGAGGCAGGAAGGCCTTTGTAGTCTGGGatatggagagaaaaaaagggagaatGAAGACAAGGTGGATGGAAGCGTGGAAATGGAAGGTGAAATATATTCAGTGgagtaaaaagaagaagagacaaGAGAAACAGGCCCCCAGTGTAACCACAGATTaaatttccatttccatttagTTGATAATTGCATTTCTGTCTGCGTACGACATAGTCTTTTGATCtccattcaaaataaaaaatgccatgAGTTTCAAAATCCGTCTGATGTTTCAGGGGCTGAGAGGCAATTTGGAAATACCCCACTTAACCTGCCATAATAGCAGCAGTGATTGACAAGTCTAGGGGTGCCTACTGTATATAATGCCCCGCTATGATCAAAATATGAACATGATAAGGATAATCTACTGCGAGGAATTCCCCCACTTCTGCATGCAAACTGCCTCTGCGTTAGTCGTACCCAGAACTGTCCCATGGTGTTGATGTGTTGGGATTTCAGAAGGGCGTCGTCGTCGCTGTCCATCAGACTTTTGCCGTGAACGACAGCCGCATTGTTC
Coding sequences within:
- the dhrs3b gene encoding short-chain dehydrogenase/reductase 3b translates to MDLKSACRMCLFPVQMLYYIVRASLFSLLPSRRKDLTKEVVLITGGGRGIGRHLAKEFAKQGARKVILWGRTEKCLKETAEEISLSGTECHYFLCDVANREEVYKQAKVVREKVGDVTILVNNAAVVHGKSLMDSDDDALLKSQHINTMGQFWTTKAFLPRMLELQHGHVVCINSILSQSPIPGAIDYCTSKASSLAFMESLTLGLLDCPGVGCTTVLPFHTNTEMFQGMRVRFPQLFPPLKPEVVAQRTVDAVRADKAFLYLPWTMHALVILKSFMPQVALEEIHKFSGSYTCMNTFKGRT